The nucleotide window CTGGAAATAAGGAGATTTATGTGAAAATAAGAAAAATGATTAATGATTACAGAGTAAAAGAGAAAATTGAGGAACTTGAAGAGAAAGGAAGGAGATATAGAAAAAGAACTGAAAAAATACTTCTTGAAACTGAAAACCCAGATAGAGAACTTTTATTAAAAACCTTTACAACAACCATGGAATTCAGCGAAATTTTCTAGATTACTCCTCTGATTTAAGCTCAAGTTCATCTATCCAGTTCATAACTGCTTCACTCCACCGTGTAATACTAACCTTCATTATATCCTTAATATCTCTGAAGGGAGCAGCTTTATATACATAGTAATAACCACCATTCCTTATATTCTTCTGCTCCCTGTAAATCAATCCTGTAATTGTCAGATTCTGTAGAGCTCTCTGAATAGTACTTCTATCTTTGTCGAATCTCTCCACCAGGTCATTAACAGTCATTGAGTTTTCCTCTACAAGCTCAATATAAATGGAGGTCTCGAGTTTTTTCAGACCAAACATACATCCCATTATATCTATAAGAGTAAGTTCTCTGACAGGGGTTCTGAGATCTGGAAGATTTCTCATTTAAATCACCTAATGGTAGTCCACATATTTTGTGCCCTTCAACTCGCTAAGGAGATTTATTGCAGCATTTGCGCCTTCGCCTACTGCAATAGCTACCTGTCTGTTGCCACCTGTGCAGTCGCCAGCAGAATAAACAAGAGGTATGCCCGTACTGTTACTACTATCAACCTTGATGGCATTTCCTTCCACCTGAATACCGAGAGTTCTGGCAAAATCTGTTGCCCCTGAAGTACCCACAGCAACGAAAATACCTTTAAGTTCAATAACTTTTCCATTTTTTAACCTAACGCCATTTACAGACTTATCACCGAGAATCTCCTCTATCTC belongs to archaeon BMS3Bbin15 and includes:
- a CDS encoding sugar-specific transcriptional regulator TrmB; this encodes MRNLPDLRTPVRELTLIDIMGCMFGLKKLETSIYIELVEENSMTVNDLVERFDKDRSTIQRALQNLTITGLIYREQKNIRNGGYYYVYKAAPFRDIKDIMKVSITRWSEAVMNWIDELELKSEE